In Mercenaria mercenaria strain notata chromosome 13, MADL_Memer_1, whole genome shotgun sequence, a single window of DNA contains:
- the LOC128547662 gene encoding uncharacterized protein LOC128547662, which yields MTEHSTSTKKQTITSPSGYGQHKLPDVEETCTKVPDIVIASICSFIVGVLCAVFVLLFLFRRNICKRKGTGKHIEEVVVLDDGGFNAEPFESNESKSGPDKKTYESLTSADSAMKDHRHSDHVYLGVDTRLREISGVKNVDRNALPTNSNEICKQAPVKEQNNAAKEDHVYNVLKSEESVNIYEDAKGNELHEHTYTGLNSRKTQDRNEEQGISKGLEYNDRTSECPDYFVLADEAKGLPANVTHKANEVQGCDLHTTEMTGVDPPSSDHAYFTLQKIEQSSSPTPHVEQKDEDSESENDTDGHAYHTIERV from the exons ATGACTGAACATTCAACGAGTACTAAAaaacaaactataacatcacctTCTGGATATGGCCAGCACAAATTACCAGATGTCGAAG AGACCTGTACAAAAGTACCGGATATCGTAATTGCTAGTATATGTTCGTTCATCGTTGGTGTGTTATGTGCTGTGTTCGTATTGCTCTTTCTCTTTCGCCGAAATATCTGTAAAAG AAAAGGAACGGGTAAACACATAGAAGAGGTTGTTGTCCTGGACGATGGTGGTTTCAATGCTGAG CCTTTTGAATCGAACGAAAGTAAGTCTGGTCCTGACAAAAAGACATATGAATCTTTGACTAGTGCAGACAGTGCCATGAAAGACCACAGACATTCGGATCATGTTTACCTCGGAGTAGATACGAGACTTAGAGAGATATCAGGTGTGAAAAATGTTGACCGAAATGCGTTACCAACAAACTCCAATGAAATATGTAAACAGGCACCGGTAAAAGAGCAAAATAATGCGGCGAAGGAGGACCATGTGTATAATGTACTGAAATCAGAAGAATCTGTTAATATTTACGAAGATGCAAAGGGAAATGAATTGCATGAACACACATACACTGGATTGAACAGCCGAAAGACACAAGATCGCAATGAAGAGCAGGGAATTTCGAAAGGGCTTGAATACAATGACCGCACAAGCGAGTGCCCTGATTATTTCGTTTTAGCAGACGAAGCAAAAGGACTTCCGGCAAATGTTACACACAAAGCTAATGAAGTTCAAGGCTGCGACTTACACACGACCGAAATGACGGGAGTAGATCCGCCTTCAAGCGACCATGCTTATTTTACGCTGCAGAAGATTGAGCAATCTAGCAGCCCTACTCCACATGTTGAACAAAAAGATGAAGATAGTGAATCTGAAAATGACACTGATGGACATGCATACCATACTATTGAAAGGGTATAA
- the LOC128547908 gene encoding WASH complex subunit 1-like, with amino-acid sequence KHVYTVIVCYSGERPRALLYKFLFYSFIGPPPPDAPPPPPPGGAPPPPPPPSADIPAEVTGDGGRSSLMDAIRKAGGSKGAGLKNAKDKSDERKKKKKEEKQSSGGASKGGGDLMGDLFAKLTMRRKGISGSGKPGEGGGGSEKSEGVGGAMDKISSMIPAPPKPPESEATAADNEDDWE; translated from the coding sequence aaacatgtttacactgttatagtatgttactcaggtgagcgacctagggccctcttgtataaatttttgttttattcttttatagGTCCCCCTCCGCCAGATGcaccaccacccccaccccctggTGGAGCACCTCCTCCACCACCGCCTCCTAGTGCTGATATTCCAGCAGAAGTCACGGGGGATGGAGGTCGCTCAAGTTTGATGGATGCCATAAGAAAAGCTGGAGGAAGTAAAGGGGCGGGGCTTAAGAATGCAAAGGACAAAAGCGATgaaagaaagaagaagaaaaaggaagaaaaacagAGCTCCGGTGGTGCTAGTAAAGGGGGCGGAGATTTAATGGGTGATCTATTTGCTAAGTTGACTATGAGAAGAAAAGGTATATCTGGATCGGGTAAACCAGGAGAAGGGGGAGGGGGAAGTGAAAAGAGCGAGGGGGTAGGAGGGGCAATGGACAAAATTTCTTCAATGATTCCAGCGCCTCCAAAACCTCCAGAAAGTGAGGCAACAGCCGCAGATAACGAGGACGATTGGGAATAA